A stretch of the Azorhizobium caulinodans ORS 571 genome encodes the following:
- the sseA gene encoding 3-mercaptopyruvate sulfurtransferase, producing the protein MTATTFVSTEWLAANLGTPGLVVVDGSWHMPATGRDRRAEYEAAHIPGAVFFDLDGISAHDTDLPHMLPGAEAFAAAVGALGISEKSRIVVYDAAGLFSAPRVWWTFKAFGATDVAILDGGLPKWTSEGRPTEQGTVTPAPQTFSAQLDASIVADISRIERVLTDGAAQVLDARAAERFAGVAPEPRPGLPSGHMPGAFNLPVGKVVRDGRLVSPDEIRSAVAASGLDLSQPVITSCGSGVTAAILWVALETIGTRPQALYDGSWTEWASRGKPIAVDPK; encoded by the coding sequence ATGACCGCCACCACCTTCGTCTCCACCGAATGGCTCGCCGCCAACCTCGGCACCCCCGGCCTCGTGGTGGTGGACGGCTCCTGGCACATGCCCGCCACGGGCCGCGACAGGCGGGCGGAATATGAGGCCGCGCACATTCCCGGCGCGGTCTTCTTCGATCTCGACGGCATTTCGGCCCATGACACCGACCTGCCCCACATGCTGCCCGGCGCGGAGGCCTTCGCGGCGGCGGTGGGCGCGCTCGGCATTTCGGAGAAGAGCCGCATCGTGGTCTATGACGCCGCCGGTTTGTTCTCGGCGCCGCGCGTGTGGTGGACCTTCAAGGCCTTCGGCGCAACGGATGTTGCGATTCTCGACGGCGGCCTGCCCAAGTGGACGTCGGAAGGCCGGCCGACCGAACAGGGGACGGTAACACCCGCGCCGCAGACCTTCTCGGCGCAGCTCGATGCATCCATCGTGGCGGATATCAGCCGCATTGAGCGGGTTCTCACGGATGGTGCCGCCCAGGTCCTGGATGCCCGCGCGGCGGAGCGTTTCGCCGGTGTGGCGCCCGAGCCGCGTCCCGGCCTGCCCTCAGGGCATATGCCCGGCGCCTTCAACCTGCCGGTCGGCAAGGTGGTGCGCGACGGCCGCCTCGTGTCGCCGGACGAGATCCGCAGCGCCGTTGCGGCCTCTGGACTCGATCTGTCCCAGCCGGTGATCACCTCCTGCGGCTCCGGCGTCACGGCGGCCATTCTCTGGGTGGCGCTGGAGACCATCGGCACCCGCCCGCAGGCGCTCTATGACGGCTCCTGGACCGAATGGGCCTCGCGCGGAAAGCCCATCGCGGTCGATCCGAAGTGA